A part of Aquaspirillum sp. LM1 genomic DNA contains:
- a CDS encoding RNA-guided endonuclease TnpB family protein codes for MQRLQAYKYELMPTGQQQRDMRRFAGSCRFVFNKALALQKARYERAEKKLGYAGLCKLLTEWRNSAETAWLADAPVHPLQQTLKDLERAYANFFARRADFPRFKKKGQSDSFRYPDPKQIKLDQANARIFLPKLGWLRYRNSREVLGAVKNVTVSQSCGKWFVSIQTEREVEQPIPKGGTVGIDMGIARFATLSDGTFHAPLNSFKRHEARLRKAQQAMSRKTKFSSNWKKAKARVQRIHSRIGNARRDYLHKATTTISQNHAMVCIEDLQVRNMSRSAAGTTGQPGKNVRAKSGLNKAILDQGWAEFRRQLDYKLAWNGGHLIAVPPRNTSRTCPACGHVSADNRRTQERFECVECGFKENADLVGAINVLRHGEALLSSEGQDDARIACEVSGAVMPPAAGTRRSDSCRLDAGMSAVGIPRL; via the coding sequence ATGCAACGCCTTCAAGCCTACAAATACGAACTGATGCCGACCGGCCAACAGCAGCGCGACATGCGCCGCTTTGCTGGCTCGTGCCGTTTCGTGTTCAACAAGGCGCTGGCGTTGCAGAAGGCGCGCTACGAGCGTGCAGAGAAGAAACTGGGCTATGCGGGCCTGTGCAAGCTGCTCACCGAGTGGCGCAACAGCGCGGAGACAGCATGGCTGGCGGATGCGCCGGTTCATCCGCTGCAACAAACGCTCAAGGACCTGGAGCGCGCTTACGCCAACTTCTTCGCCAGGCGGGCCGACTTCCCGCGTTTCAAGAAAAAGGGCCAGTCCGACAGCTTCCGTTATCCAGACCCGAAACAGATCAAGCTCGACCAGGCCAATGCCCGAATCTTCCTGCCCAAGCTCGGCTGGCTGCGCTACCGCAACAGCCGGGAAGTGTTGGGTGCGGTGAAGAACGTCACCGTGAGCCAGTCTTGCGGCAAATGGTTCGTGTCGATCCAGACCGAACGCGAGGTCGAGCAGCCAATTCCAAAGGGCGGTACAGTCGGCATCGACATGGGTATTGCACGGTTCGCCACGCTCTCGGATGGCACGTTCCATGCCCCGCTCAACAGCTTCAAGCGACACGAAGCCCGCTTGCGCAAAGCGCAGCAGGCCATGAGCCGCAAGACCAAATTCAGCAGCAACTGGAAAAAGGCGAAAGCCCGCGTCCAGCGCATCCATTCCCGCATCGGCAACGCCCGCCGCGATTATCTGCACAAAGCCACAACCACGATCAGCCAAAACCACGCGATGGTGTGTATCGAGGACTTGCAGGTGCGGAATATGTCCAGGTCGGCGGCAGGTACAACCGGGCAGCCGGGCAAGAACGTTCGAGCCAAGTCCGGCCTGAACAAAGCCATCCTCGATCAAGGATGGGCCGAGTTCCGCCGCCAACTGGACTACAAGCTGGCGTGGAACGGCGGGCATCTCATTGCCGTGCCGCCACGCAACACGTCGCGGACGTGCCCTGCCTGCGGCCATGTGTCGGCGGACAACCGGCGCACACAGGAACGGTTCGAGTGTGTGGAATGCGGTTTTAAGGAAAACGCCGATCTGGTCGGCGCGATCAACGTGCTTCGCCACGGCGAAGCGCTACTGAGTAGCGAAGGGCAGGACGATGCCCGGATCGCCTGTGAAGTGAGCGGTGCAGTCATGCCGCCAGCAGCAGGAACCCGCCGAAGCGACTCATGCCGGCTTGATGCCGGGATGAGCGCCGTAGGAATCCCCCGACTTTAG
- a CDS encoding cobyric acid synthase, protein MLMVQGCTSDAGKSTLVAGLCRLLARDGVAVAPFKPQNMALNSAVTVDGGEIGRAQALQAQAAGLAAHSDFNPVLLKPSSDTGAQVIIHGRVRADMSARDYHHYKTTAMQAVLESFARLRQQYACVVVEGAGSPAEINLRARDIANMGFAEAVDCPVILVADIDRGGVFAHLTGTLDCLSASERARVVGFVINRFRGDIRLLQGGLDWLEAKTGKPVLAVLPYLHGLMLDAEDAIQAEQRGEGLNVVVPVLPRISNHTDFDALRAHPEVNLQFVGPDAPKPAADLVILPGSKHTRADLAFLQAQGWPDYLRRHLRYGGKLIGICGGYQMLGQQIADPDGHEGQAGSSAGLGLLAVNTTLAASKQLRQVSGQCSFANAPVSGYEIHLGHTDGADCQRPAFVLDDGRTDGAISADGQILGSYLHGLFDHPQASQALLAWAGLHSQQQVDLNALRETSLNRLADACLPLYQRLQQIDCRTR, encoded by the coding sequence ATGTTGATGGTGCAGGGTTGCACCTCGGATGCCGGCAAAAGCACCCTGGTGGCCGGCTTGTGCCGGCTACTGGCGCGCGATGGCGTGGCGGTGGCACCGTTCAAGCCACAAAACATGGCGCTTAACAGCGCCGTCACCGTCGATGGCGGTGAAATTGGCCGCGCCCAGGCGCTACAGGCACAGGCCGCCGGGCTGGCCGCGCACAGCGACTTCAACCCGGTGCTGCTCAAACCCAGCAGCGACACTGGCGCACAGGTGATCATCCATGGCCGCGTACGCGCCGACATGTCTGCCCGCGACTACCACCACTATAAAACCACGGCCATGCAGGCGGTGCTGGAATCGTTTGCCCGCCTGCGCCAGCAGTACGCCTGTGTGGTGGTGGAAGGGGCCGGCAGCCCGGCGGAAATCAATCTGCGCGCGCGTGACATTGCCAATATGGGCTTTGCCGAAGCCGTGGACTGCCCGGTGATTCTGGTGGCGGATATCGACCGTGGCGGGGTGTTTGCCCACCTCACCGGCACGCTCGATTGCCTGTCGGCCAGCGAGCGCGCGCGCGTGGTGGGCTTTGTCATCAACCGTTTTCGCGGCGACATCCGCCTGCTGCAAGGCGGGCTGGACTGGCTGGAAGCCAAAACCGGCAAGCCGGTGCTGGCAGTGCTGCCGTATCTGCACGGCCTGATGCTGGACGCCGAAGACGCCATCCAGGCCGAGCAGCGCGGCGAAGGGCTGAACGTGGTGGTGCCAGTGCTGCCGCGCATCAGCAATCACACCGACTTTGACGCCTTGCGCGCCCATCCCGAGGTGAATCTGCAGTTTGTTGGCCCGGATGCGCCCAAGCCGGCGGCGGATCTGGTGATCCTGCCCGGCAGCAAGCACACCCGCGCCGATCTGGCATTTTTGCAGGCGCAAGGTTGGCCGGACTATCTGCGCCGCCATTTGCGCTATGGCGGCAAGCTGATCGGCATTTGCGGCGGTTACCAGATGCTGGGCCAGCAGATTGCCGACCCCGACGGCCACGAAGGCCAGGCTGGCAGCAGTGCCGGGCTGGGCCTGCTGGCAGTGAACACCACACTGGCCGCCAGCAAGCAGCTGCGCCAGGTCAGTGGCCAGTGCAGCTTTGCCAATGCGCCAGTCAGCGGCTATGAAATTCACCTGGGCCACACCGATGGTGCCGATTGCCAGCGCCCGGCATTTGTGCTGGACGATGGCCGCACTGACGGGGCCATCAGCGCCGACGGCCAGATTCTGGGCAGCTATCTGCATGGCCTGTTCGACCATCCCCAGGCCAGCCAGGCCTTGCTGGCCTGGGCCGGGCTGCATAGCCAGCAGCAGGTGGATCTCAACGCCCTGCGCGAAACCAGCCTGAACCGGCTGGCCGACGCCTGCCTGCCGCTGTATCAGCGTTTGCAGCAGATTGACTGCCGCACGCGCTGA
- a CDS encoding ABC transporter substrate-binding protein, whose translation MSHYQRIACLCTEAVDTLYALGAEEHIAGISGFTVHPPRARQEKPKISGFSSGKLERILAVEPDLVVGYSGLQAELCRDLSKAGVEVLLFNQRTLSGILRMVRVLAALVEREKQGNLLEITLHTRLDMARTQAKLWDLVGWRRPVVYFEEWNEPLTTGIGWVSELIQLAGGVDAFAELSQGASARERKIADPDDVVRRQPDIIVGSWCGRAFKADEVLARPGWAEIPAVRQAEHGMVCEIPSSDILAPGPAAIQHGLSQLQQLIGRWHAHHHGTLAE comes from the coding sequence ATGAGCCATTACCAACGTATTGCCTGCTTGTGCACCGAAGCGGTGGACACGCTGTATGCCTTGGGCGCCGAAGAGCATATTGCCGGAATCTCCGGCTTTACCGTCCATCCACCGCGCGCACGCCAGGAAAAGCCCAAAATCAGCGGGTTTTCATCGGGCAAGCTGGAGCGCATCCTGGCGGTGGAGCCCGACCTGGTGGTGGGCTATTCTGGCCTGCAGGCCGAGCTGTGCCGGGATCTGTCCAAAGCCGGGGTGGAAGTGCTGCTGTTCAATCAGCGCACCTTGTCTGGCATCCTGCGCATGGTGCGGGTGCTGGCCGCGCTGGTGGAGCGGGAAAAACAGGGCAATCTGCTGGAAATCACCCTGCACACCCGGCTGGACATGGCGCGCACCCAGGCCAAGCTGTGGGATCTGGTCGGCTGGCGGCGGCCCGTGGTGTACTTTGAAGAATGGAACGAGCCGCTCACCACCGGCATTGGCTGGGTGTCCGAGCTGATCCAGCTGGCTGGCGGGGTAGACGCCTTTGCCGAACTCAGCCAGGGAGCCAGCGCGCGCGAGCGCAAGATTGCCGACCCCGACGACGTGGTACGCCGCCAGCCCGACATTATTGTCGGCTCCTGGTGCGGCCGGGCGTTCAAGGCCGACGAAGTGCTGGCCCGGCCCGGCTGGGCGGAGATTCCCGCCGTGCGCCAGGCTGAGCATGGCATGGTGTGTGAAATTCCCTCCAGCGACATTCTCGCCCCAGGTCCGGCGGCAATTCAGCATGGTTTGAGTCAGCTGCAACAGCTGATTGGTCGCTGGCATGCCCACCACCACGGTACACTGGCGGAATGA
- a CDS encoding cupin domain-containing protein, with the protein MSAANLLSPLPTAMPDEIVDTLLQHAALRIERIVSRGQHSAPDFWYDQDQAEWVLLIQGAARLEFAQRMVSLQAGDYLHIAAHEKHRVDWTDPEQDTVWLAVFY; encoded by the coding sequence ATGTCTGCCGCCAATCTGCTGTCCCCGTTGCCCACCGCCATGCCGGATGAAATAGTCGATACCCTGCTCCAGCATGCTGCCCTGCGCATCGAGCGGATTGTGTCCAGAGGGCAGCATTCCGCACCGGATTTCTGGTACGACCAGGATCAGGCCGAGTGGGTGTTGCTGATTCAGGGCGCGGCGCGGCTGGAATTTGCCCAGCGCATGGTGTCCTTGCAGGCGGGGGATTATCTGCATATTGCCGCGCATGAAAAACACCGGGTGGACTGGACCGACCCAGAGCAGGACACGGTGTGGCTAGCGGTGTTTTATTGA
- a CDS encoding cation diffusion facilitator family transporter — protein MTHSHSFDPREEAPSALRQAAAQRSTWVSVAVNVLLSSVQVVVGFWANSQALVADGIHSLSDLVSDFVVLFANRHSAAEADANHPYGHGRFETAASLVIGMLLLSVGAGMLWSAGHKIQDPSQIPAVHSIALWVAGLALVCKELLFRYMLRVAEAVKSSMLVANAWHARSDAASSLVVGIGVAGNLLGFSWLDPLAAALVGFMIGHMGWKFSWSALSDLMDRGLSEDELDAIRATLKATPGVRGVHDLRTRRMGDLAMVDAHLLVDGYISVSEGHYIAAIARQHVLQAHRVLDVLVHIDPEDDSGHSAQMLALPHRQRIEQALSEVLDDTVRAQVSLKLHYLHGEIELEAVLDPHACQNQAEREALAYQLHALTHQIAGLGRVRVHHTLDLPALPSPPAALDNAGAAQPAAAGASPKP, from the coding sequence GTGACGCATTCCCATTCGTTTGATCCGCGCGAAGAAGCTCCCTCCGCCCTGCGCCAGGCTGCCGCGCAACGCAGCACCTGGGTCAGCGTGGCGGTCAATGTGCTGCTGTCGTCGGTGCAGGTGGTGGTGGGCTTCTGGGCCAATTCCCAGGCGCTGGTGGCCGACGGGATTCATTCCTTGTCGGATCTGGTGTCGGATTTTGTCGTACTGTTTGCCAACCGCCACAGCGCCGCCGAAGCCGACGCCAACCATCCGTATGGCCATGGCCGGTTTGAAACCGCCGCATCGCTGGTGATTGGCATGCTGCTGCTGAGCGTGGGTGCCGGCATGCTGTGGTCTGCCGGGCATAAAATCCAGGACCCCAGCCAGATTCCGGCGGTACACAGCATTGCGCTGTGGGTGGCCGGGCTGGCGCTGGTCTGCAAGGAGCTGCTGTTTCGCTATATGCTGCGGGTGGCCGAGGCAGTGAAATCCAGCATGCTGGTGGCCAATGCCTGGCACGCCCGTTCTGATGCAGCGTCGTCGCTGGTGGTGGGCATCGGCGTGGCGGGCAATCTGCTCGGCTTTAGCTGGCTCGATCCGCTGGCGGCGGCGCTGGTGGGTTTCATGATTGGCCATATGGGCTGGAAATTCAGCTGGTCGGCGCTGTCTGACCTGATGGACCGTGGCCTGAGCGAAGACGAACTGGACGCCATCCGCGCCACGCTAAAGGCCACCCCCGGTGTGCGCGGGGTACACGATCTGCGCACCCGGCGCATGGGCGACCTGGCCATGGTGGACGCCCATTTGCTGGTGGACGGCTATATCAGCGTGTCGGAAGGGCATTATATTGCGGCCATTGCCCGGCAACATGTGCTGCAGGCGCACCGGGTGCTGGATGTGCTGGTACACATCGACCCGGAAGACGACAGCGGCCATTCGGCGCAGATGCTGGCACTGCCGCATCGCCAGCGGATTGAACAGGCGCTGAGCGAGGTGCTGGACGACACCGTGCGCGCCCAGGTGTCGCTCAAGCTGCATTATCTGCATGGTGAAATCGAGCTGGAAGCCGTGCTGGATCCACACGCCTGTCAGAATCAGGCCGAGCGTGAAGCGCTGGCGTATCAGCTGCATGCGCTGACCCACCAGATTGCCGGGCTGGGCCGGGTGCGCGTGCACCATACGCTGGATCTGCCGGCCTTGCCATCGCCCCCCGCCGCACTGGACAATGCCGGGGCGGCGCAGCCTGCGGCAGCGGGGGCATCGCCCAAACCCTGA
- a CDS encoding sigma-70 family RNA polymerase sigma factor, with the protein MSVSVGGQEAASLLQDAGFLAGLRRDLLRFAQLYLNQDTDSAEDAVQEALLAASRAPERFAGRAAVRTWVFGILKHKLIDEIRRQRRRVYLTPLDTDDDNDFDAQFDASGHWNADDRPPVWSDPDASLQQRQFWTVFEACLTHLPEATARVFMMREFLDLDTPEICTHLEITPNHCWVILHRARQGLRLCLQTRWFGEEAA; encoded by the coding sequence ATGAGTGTTTCTGTCGGTGGCCAGGAAGCCGCCAGTCTGTTGCAGGATGCCGGTTTTCTGGCGGGCTTGCGCCGTGACCTGCTGCGTTTTGCCCAGCTGTATCTGAACCAGGACACCGACAGCGCCGAAGATGCCGTGCAGGAAGCGCTGCTGGCCGCCAGCCGGGCACCGGAGCGGTTTGCTGGCCGGGCGGCGGTGCGCACCTGGGTGTTTGGCATTCTCAAGCACAAGCTGATTGACGAAATCCGCCGCCAGCGCCGTCGGGTGTACCTGACCCCGCTGGACACTGACGACGACAACGATTTTGACGCCCAGTTTGACGCCAGTGGCCACTGGAATGCCGACGACCGTCCGCCGGTATGGAGCGACCCGGACGCTTCCTTGCAGCAGCGCCAGTTCTGGACCGTATTTGAAGCCTGCCTGACCCATCTGCCCGAGGCCACTGCCAGGGTGTTCATGATGCGCGAGTTTCTTGACCTGGATACCCCGGAAATCTGCACCCATCTGGAAATCACCCCGAATCACTGCTGGGTGATCCTGCACCGGGCGCGCCAGGGGTTGCGCCTGTGCCTGCAAACCCGCTGGTTTGGCGAGGAGGCGGCATGA
- a CDS encoding zf-HC2 domain-containing protein, with protein sequence MNCKHAAWLMSLRQDRPLKLGENLGLRLHLSYCPGCRAYRQQLDFLQRACRAFTPPESTEAPPSDTDTPSSR encoded by the coding sequence ATGAACTGCAAACACGCCGCCTGGCTGATGTCGCTGCGTCAGGACCGCCCGCTGAAGCTGGGCGAGAACCTGGGCTTGCGCCTGCACCTGAGCTACTGCCCCGGCTGCCGGGCCTACCGCCAGCAGCTGGATTTTTTACAGCGCGCCTGCCGGGCGTTCACGCCACCGGAATCGACCGAAGCGCCCCCCTCTGACACCGACACGCCGTCCTCGCGCTGA
- a CDS encoding AarF/ABC1/UbiB kinase family protein, with translation MLKETLVAMRDLPRLREISAILIRHGLGEFAQRLKLPKAMERATEWLRVPLPDPEEFIETPVRVRRAFEELGPTFIKFGQILSTRVDVFPPDWIAEFEKLQTDVPPLPEAVLLPWLAKQLNGDPHTVFAEFDYTPIGSASIAQVHRARLHDGTPVAVKLRRPGIAETIEADLRILSHLAYLVELEFPDVRRYQPGEMINQFAKSLRRELDLAAEARNMERFAQHFAHDPVIVVPKVYWELTHARLNVQDFIEGIPASRLDLADAAGLDRTLLASRGADAVLKMILLDGFFHADPHPGNVFFLPDNRIVFIDFGMVGRLSASRRDELVDLLAALSRRNERGILEVLLEWTGSEAVDEAILQADIGEFLFQYDQVQLKDLNLSQLINDVMALMRDHSIMLPSDLSMLFKALITLEGFARQINPSFQMVEHLTPFVRKIIIDRYTPATLLEKGGRTLMDLLGMVGGLPKDLSRFAKEVRRGKFRIDIDVKRLDHFGQQLDKSANRLTLGIVTGCLIIGSSIVMTVKAGPMLFGLPMLGFLGFVVAFLNSLWLMASIWRSGKDL, from the coding sequence ATGTTGAAAGAAACCTTGGTCGCCATGCGCGACCTGCCGCGCCTGCGCGAAATCAGCGCCATTTTGATCCGCCACGGCCTGGGCGAGTTTGCCCAGCGGCTGAAACTGCCCAAGGCCATGGAGCGCGCCACCGAATGGCTGCGCGTGCCCTTGCCCGATCCGGAAGAATTTATCGAAACCCCGGTGCGGGTGCGCCGGGCCTTTGAGGAGCTTGGCCCTACCTTTATCAAGTTCGGGCAGATTTTATCCACCCGGGTGGACGTGTTTCCGCCTGACTGGATTGCCGAATTTGAAAAACTGCAAACCGATGTCCCGCCGCTGCCAGAAGCGGTGCTGCTGCCGTGGCTGGCCAAGCAGCTCAATGGCGACCCGCACACGGTGTTTGCCGAGTTTGACTACACCCCGATTGGCAGCGCCTCGATTGCCCAGGTACACCGCGCCCGCCTGCACGATGGCACGCCGGTGGCGGTCAAGTTGCGCCGGCCTGGCATTGCCGAAACCATCGAGGCCGACTTGCGTATCCTGTCGCACCTGGCCTACTTGGTGGAGCTGGAATTTCCCGACGTTCGGCGCTATCAGCCGGGGGAAATGATCAATCAGTTTGCCAAATCGCTGCGCCGCGAGCTCGATCTGGCTGCCGAAGCGCGCAATATGGAGCGCTTTGCCCAGCATTTTGCCCACGACCCGGTGATTGTGGTGCCCAAGGTGTACTGGGAGCTGACCCACGCCCGGCTGAATGTGCAGGACTTTATCGAAGGCATTCCGGCCAGCCGGCTGGACCTGGCTGACGCTGCCGGGCTGGACCGCACCCTGCTGGCCTCGCGCGGGGCCGATGCGGTGCTGAAAATGATTCTGCTCGACGGGTTTTTTCACGCCGACCCCCACCCTGGCAATGTATTTTTCCTGCCCGACAACCGCATTGTGTTTATCGACTTTGGCATGGTGGGCCGCCTGTCGGCCAGCCGGCGCGACGAGCTGGTGGACTTGCTGGCGGCGTTGTCACGGCGCAATGAGCGCGGCATTCTGGAGGTGCTGCTGGAATGGACCGGCAGCGAGGCGGTGGATGAAGCCATTCTGCAGGCCGATATCGGCGAGTTTTTGTTTCAGTACGATCAGGTGCAGCTGAAAGACCTGAACCTGTCGCAACTGATCAACGACGTGATGGCGCTGATGCGCGACCACTCGATCATGCTGCCATCGGACTTGTCGATGCTGTTCAAGGCGCTGATCACCCTGGAAGGCTTTGCCCGGCAGATCAACCCGTCGTTCCAGATGGTGGAGCACCTGACGCCGTTTGTGCGCAAGATCATCATCGACCGCTATACCCCGGCCACCCTGCTGGAAAAAGGCGGGCGCACGCTGATGGACCTGCTGGGCATGGTGGGCGGCCTGCCCAAGGACTTGTCGCGGTTTGCCAAGGAAGTGCGCCGGGGCAAGTTTCGCATTGACATCGACGTCAAGCGGCTGGACCACTTTGGCCAGCAACTGGACAAAAGCGCCAACCGTCTGACCCTGGGCATTGTCACCGGCTGCCTGATTATTGGCTCGTCGATTGTGATGACGGTGAAAGCCGGGCCGATGCTGTTTGGCCTGCCCATGCTCGGGTTTCTGGGGTTTGTGGTGGCGTTTCTCAACAGCCTGTGGCTGATGGCGTCGATCTGGCGTTCGGGCAAGGATCTGTAA
- a CDS encoding C40 family peptidase: MGDLILQAVSLMGIAYRFGGNTPVNGFDCSGFIRYIFQSAGVNLPRSAAEQAQVGHPVSRDELKPGDVLFFNTRGFNYSHNGLYLGNGRFIHAPRTGKNIEIASLSASYWSGRFNGARRMAKGAGGVVPRGISDDIKRAESLPRKPQPDEAGSGTLADAGAAALLGGGVAALTSGNRVHATLGRDREPVVKVPVLSAACKSSRNARTAKCKAEKLTIAKAEKQAAKAGKNAKGSQYTLKAGKAESGKTLKGKSRDKASSKANSKYRAASSSKGKAAVKPSHKKKR; this comes from the coding sequence GTGGGGGATCTGATTCTGCAAGCTGTCAGCCTGATGGGGATTGCTTACCGCTTTGGCGGCAACACCCCGGTCAACGGCTTTGATTGCAGTGGCTTCATTCGCTATATTTTTCAGTCTGCCGGGGTAAATCTGCCGCGCAGCGCCGCCGAGCAGGCCCAGGTGGGCCATCCGGTCAGCCGCGATGAGCTCAAGCCCGGCGATGTGCTGTTTTTCAACACCCGTGGCTTCAATTACTCACACAACGGGTTGTATCTGGGCAATGGCCGCTTTATCCACGCCCCGCGCACCGGCAAGAACATTGAAATCGCCAGCCTGAGCGCCAGCTACTGGAGTGGCCGCTTCAATGGTGCCCGGCGCATGGCCAAGGGCGCTGGCGGTGTGGTGCCGCGTGGCATCAGCGACGACATCAAACGCGCCGAAAGCCTGCCACGCAAGCCCCAGCCGGATGAAGCCGGATCGGGCACACTGGCCGACGCTGGTGCAGCCGCCCTGCTGGGCGGTGGCGTGGCGGCATTGACCAGTGGCAACCGCGTGCACGCCACGCTGGGCCGCGACCGTGAGCCGGTGGTGAAGGTGCCGGTGCTGTCTGCTGCGTGCAAGAGCAGCCGCAACGCCCGCACCGCCAAGTGCAAGGCAGAAAAGCTGACGATTGCCAAGGCCGAAAAGCAAGCGGCCAAGGCCGGGAAAAACGCCAAGGGCAGCCAATACACGCTGAAAGCCGGCAAGGCTGAATCGGGCAAGACGCTGAAAGGCAAAAGCCGCGATAAAGCCAGCAGCAAGGCCAACAGCAAGTATCGCGCCGCCAGCAGCAGCAAGGGCAAGGCGGCAGTGAAACCTTCTCACAAGAAAAAGCGATGA
- the kdpE gene encoding two-component system response regulator KdpE, translated as MTPATLLLIEDDAAIRRFVRLALEEQGHRVHEADTLARGLVEAGARQPDLLILDLGLPDGDGVDLLRDVRGWSDVPVLVLSARVDESDKILALDAGADDYLTKPFGVGELQARVRALLRRRPGDASPASSVVTLGDQVSVDLRTRQVTRNGEPVHLTQLEYRLLGALIAERGKVLTHRHLLKAVWGPNAVEHSHYLRIYMAHLRQKLEATPARPAFLLTATGVGYRLAAG; from the coding sequence ATGACCCCTGCCACCCTGCTGCTGATTGAAGACGACGCCGCCATCCGCCGCTTTGTCCGGCTGGCGCTGGAAGAACAGGGCCACCGCGTGCATGAGGCCGACACCCTGGCGCGCGGCCTGGTGGAGGCCGGCGCGCGCCAGCCCGACCTGCTGATTCTGGATTTGGGCCTGCCCGATGGCGATGGTGTTGATCTGTTGCGCGATGTGCGCGGCTGGAGCGACGTGCCGGTGCTGGTGCTGTCGGCGCGGGTGGATGAAAGCGATAAAATCCTGGCGCTGGATGCGGGTGCTGATGATTACCTGACCAAGCCGTTTGGCGTGGGCGAGCTGCAGGCGCGGGTACGCGCCCTGCTGCGCCGCCGCCCTGGCGACGCCAGCCCGGCCAGCAGCGTGGTCACCCTGGGCGACCAGGTCAGCGTGGACCTGCGCACCCGCCAGGTCACCCGCAACGGCGAGCCGGTTCACCTCACCCAGCTGGAATACCGCCTGCTGGGCGCGCTGATTGCCGAACGCGGCAAGGTGCTGACCCACCGCCACCTACTCAAGGCGGTATGGGGGCCCAATGCGGTGGAGCACAGCCACTATCTGCGCATTTACATGGCCCACCTGCGCCAGAAACTGGAAGCCACCCCCGCCCGCCCGGCGTTTTTGCTCACTGCAACCGGGGTGGGCTACCGGCTGGCGGCGGGGTAG